A window of the Nibribacter ruber genome harbors these coding sequences:
- the hisC gene encoding histidinol-phosphate transaminase encodes MFTIDNFIRPHLKSLKPYSSARDEFEGEASVFLDANENNLGSLAGGVDYNRYPDPYQKTIKEKLAKLKGVKPEQIFIGNGSDEAIDLLVRLVCEPGQDEVLLLPPTYGMYEVSANIHNVGIQRVPLDERFQPVFQKIAEKQTERTKILFLCSPNNPTGNVLEHATVENLIQTFNGLVVVDEAYIDFTDQPSWSTRLDEFPNLVVLQTLSKAWGMAGLRLGMAFASPEIIGYLNKIKPPYNINVVTQGLVSDALDKTAQLQDMLQVIMDERTRLLQAFEALPLMEKVYPSDANFVLVQVPNANELYSFLLERGVVVRNRSNQPGCANCLRITVGTPAENDNLLEALHSIAATQKV; translated from the coding sequence ATGTTTACCATAGATAATTTCATCCGTCCGCACTTGAAGTCACTGAAACCGTATTCTTCGGCGCGTGATGAATTTGAGGGCGAAGCCAGCGTCTTTCTGGACGCCAACGAAAACAACCTGGGTAGCCTGGCCGGCGGAGTAGACTACAACCGCTACCCAGATCCCTACCAGAAAACCATCAAGGAAAAACTGGCCAAGCTGAAAGGTGTCAAGCCAGAGCAGATTTTCATAGGCAACGGTTCTGACGAGGCCATTGATTTGCTGGTGCGTCTGGTGTGTGAACCGGGCCAGGACGAGGTGTTGTTGTTGCCCCCCACGTACGGCATGTATGAGGTGAGCGCCAACATCCACAACGTGGGCATTCAGCGAGTGCCGCTAGATGAGCGTTTTCAGCCTGTTTTCCAGAAAATAGCCGAAAAACAAACCGAGCGCACCAAAATCCTTTTCCTGTGCTCACCCAATAACCCCACCGGTAATGTCCTGGAGCACGCCACGGTTGAAAATCTCATTCAGACCTTCAATGGCTTGGTGGTGGTAGATGAAGCCTATATTGATTTCACGGATCAGCCCAGCTGGAGCACGCGCCTGGACGAATTTCCTAACTTGGTTGTCCTGCAGACACTTTCCAAAGCCTGGGGAATGGCGGGCCTGCGGCTGGGAATGGCTTTCGCTTCTCCAGAAATCATTGGCTACCTGAACAAGATAAAGCCGCCTTACAATATCAACGTAGTCACGCAGGGGTTGGTAAGTGATGCGTTGGATAAGACCGCGCAACTGCAAGATATGCTTCAAGTTATCATGGATGAACGGACCCGACTGTTACAAGCGTTTGAAGCTTTGCCCTTGATGGAGAAGGTTTATCCGTCAGATGCCAACTTCGTGCTGGTGCAGGTGCCCAATGCCAATGAACTGTATAGCTTTCTGCTGGAACGCGGCGTGGTAGTCCGGAACCGTTCCAACCAACCGGGTTGCGCCAACTGCCTGCGCATAACCGTGGGAACCCCCGCAGAAAACGATAACCTGCTGGAGGCGTTGCATTCAATTGCCGCCACGCAGAAAGTTTAG
- the hisH gene encoding imidazole glycerol phosphate synthase subunit HisH has protein sequence MKIVIVDYKAGNVQSVLFALERLGAQATVTSNAEEIKSADKVIFPGVGEASSAMRALKANNLDTLLPTLTQPFLGVCLGMQLLCQHSEEGDTDLLGIIPVQVKKFDAAIKVPHMGWNNLHHLQSDLFTGIQEDEYAYFVHSFYAPVTEYTIAQSSYPEPFSAALQYKNFYAVQFHTEKSGPAGAHILQNFLNL, from the coding sequence ATGAAAATAGTAATTGTAGATTATAAAGCCGGAAACGTGCAGAGCGTCCTCTTCGCCTTGGAGAGATTGGGGGCTCAGGCCACGGTGACGTCCAACGCAGAAGAAATCAAGAGCGCCGACAAGGTGATTTTCCCGGGAGTTGGGGAGGCATCCTCGGCCATGCGCGCCTTGAAGGCCAATAACCTGGATACGCTGTTACCCACGTTAACACAACCGTTTCTGGGCGTTTGTCTAGGCATGCAACTGTTGTGTCAGCATTCAGAAGAAGGAGATACTGATCTGCTGGGCATTATTCCGGTGCAGGTGAAGAAGTTTGATGCGGCCATTAAAGTGCCGCACATGGGCTGGAACAACCTGCACCATCTCCAGAGTGATTTGTTTACTGGCATACAGGAGGATGAATATGCGTATTTCGTGCACAGTTTCTACGCCCCGGTAACGGAATATACCATTGCCCAGAGTTCGTATCCAGAGCCGTTCAGTGCGGCGTTGCAGTACAAGAACTTTTATGCGGTACAGTTTCATACAGAGAAAAGCGGCCCGGCGGGGGCGCACATTCTCCAGAACTTCCTAAACCTTTAA
- the hisB gene encoding bifunctional histidinol-phosphatase/imidazoleglycerol-phosphate dehydratase HisB has translation MKKVLFIDRDGTILLEPPTDYQVDSFEKFSFYPKVLRNLYKIYTELDYEFVMVTNQDGLGTDSYPEDTFWPYQNKMLEILEGEGIKFAHIHIDRSFEHENSPNRKPRLGMLSQYLTGDYDLANSYVIGDRLTDVQMAHNLGAKSILLQEAANEEATFVSTDWDAIYNFLRLPARKATIQRNTNETQISVEINLDGEGKSDMQTGLGFFDHMLDQLARHSGVDMRIHVKGDLHIDEHHTIEDTALALGEAFAQAISDKRGISRYGFLLPMDDALVHAAIDFSGRPWLVWDAKFTREKVGDMPTEMFMHFFKSFSDASKSNLNIKAEGENEHHKIEAIFKAVAKAIKMALVRDVNKMEIPSTKGIL, from the coding sequence ATGAAAAAAGTTTTATTCATTGACCGCGACGGGACCATTCTCCTGGAACCGCCCACTGATTATCAGGTAGACTCGTTTGAAAAGTTTTCATTCTACCCGAAGGTCCTACGGAACCTCTACAAAATCTACACCGAGCTGGACTATGAGTTTGTGATGGTTACCAACCAGGATGGATTAGGCACTGATTCTTACCCTGAAGATACTTTCTGGCCCTACCAGAACAAGATGCTGGAGATTCTGGAAGGCGAAGGCATTAAGTTTGCCCACATCCACATTGACCGCAGTTTTGAGCACGAGAACAGCCCCAACCGCAAGCCGCGACTGGGTATGCTAAGCCAATACCTGACCGGTGACTATGACTTAGCGAACTCGTATGTAATCGGGGACCGCCTCACAGACGTGCAGATGGCCCACAACCTGGGTGCTAAGAGCATTCTGTTGCAAGAGGCCGCTAATGAAGAGGCAACATTCGTGAGCACTGACTGGGATGCCATTTACAACTTCCTGCGTCTGCCTGCCCGCAAAGCCACCATCCAGCGCAACACCAATGAAACACAGATCAGCGTAGAGATCAATCTGGACGGCGAAGGCAAGTCTGACATGCAGACCGGCCTGGGGTTCTTTGACCATATGTTGGACCAGCTGGCGCGCCACAGCGGCGTAGACATGCGCATTCACGTGAAAGGCGATCTTCACATTGATGAGCACCACACCATTGAAGATACGGCACTGGCATTAGGAGAAGCGTTTGCGCAAGCCATTAGCGACAAACGCGGCATCAGTCGGTACGGCTTCCTGCTGCCCATGGATGATGCCTTGGTACACGCCGCCATTGATTTCTCTGGAAGACCATGGTTGGTATGGGATGCTAAGTTTACCCGCGAAAAAGTAGGAGACATGCCCACTGAGATGTTCATGCACTTCTTCAAATCGTTCTCAGACGCGTCAAAGTCCAACCTAAACATCAAGGCCGAGGGCGAAAACGAGCACCATAAAATTGAAGCCATCTTCAAAGCGGTGGCTAAAGCCATTAAAATGGCACTGGTGCGTGACGTGAACAAGATGGAAATACCTAGTACCAAAGGCATTCTGTAA
- the hisF gene encoding imidazole glycerol phosphate synthase subunit HisF: MLTKRIIPCLDIKNGRTVKGVRFEDIRDAGDPVELAALYAKQGADELVFLDITATNEKRKTLVELVREVARHIDIPFTVGGGISAVEDVEVLLQNGADKVSINSSAIHRPELITELASRFGSQCVTVAIDTKSTPEGWKVFSKAGTLDTGLRALDWAREVVERGAGEILLTSMSNDGTKSGFALDITGEISRNVRVPVIASGGAGNAQHFLDVFEAGADAALAASIFHFQEVPLPGLKKFLAENKIDIRC; encoded by the coding sequence ATGCTCACAAAACGAATAATACCCTGCTTGGATATCAAGAACGGCCGTACCGTAAAGGGCGTGCGTTTTGAAGATATCAGAGATGCCGGTGACCCGGTAGAATTGGCGGCCTTGTACGCAAAACAGGGCGCAGACGAATTGGTGTTTCTGGACATCACGGCCACCAATGAGAAGCGCAAGACCCTGGTGGAACTGGTGCGCGAAGTGGCCCGCCACATAGACATTCCGTTCACAGTGGGCGGCGGCATCAGTGCAGTGGAAGACGTGGAAGTACTCTTGCAAAACGGCGCCGATAAAGTGTCCATCAACTCATCAGCCATTCACCGGCCAGAACTAATTACAGAGCTGGCAAGCAGGTTCGGGAGCCAGTGCGTTACCGTGGCCATAGACACTAAAAGCACACCAGAAGGCTGGAAGGTTTTCAGCAAGGCGGGCACGCTAGACACGGGCCTGAGAGCTTTAGACTGGGCCAGGGAAGTAGTGGAGCGCGGTGCCGGTGAAATTCTGCTTACTTCCATGAGCAATGACGGGACCAAGAGCGGTTTTGCCTTAGACATTACCGGTGAAATTTCGCGCAACGTGCGGGTGCCGGTCATTGCCTCGGGCGGCGCCGGGAATGCGCAACATTTCCTGGATGTGTTTGAAGCCGGGGCAGATGCCGCGTTGGCCGCCAGTATCTTTCACTTTCAGGAAGTTCCGCTGCCCGGCCTGAAGAAATTCTTAGCCGAAAATAAAATAGACATTAGATGCTAG
- the hisA gene encoding 1-(5-phosphoribosyl)-5-[(5-phosphoribosylamino)methylideneamino]imidazole-4-carboxamide isomerase has protein sequence MDIIPAIDLIGGQCVRLTEGDFSQQTTYHSDPVEVAKQFEGLGLRRLHLVDLDGARAKKPVNLPVLERIARQTKLIIDYGGGLQSSEAVRQAFDAGAQQITAGSIAVREPQTVEAWLQEYGADRIIVGADFKDNRIAINAWAEQSDLTLESFLASFSEKGAKTFICTDVSKDGKLQGSSIEVYQRLLERFPTLQFIASGGVTTIEEVRQLHEAGLHGAIIGKAIYEGTIKLEDLAKEVI, from the coding sequence ATGGACATTATTCCGGCTATTGACTTGATTGGCGGCCAGTGCGTACGCCTTACAGAAGGAGATTTTTCCCAGCAGACTACCTACCATTCTGACCCCGTAGAAGTGGCCAAACAGTTTGAGGGTCTCGGGCTGCGTCGCCTGCATTTGGTGGATTTGGACGGTGCCCGCGCCAAGAAGCCGGTGAATTTGCCGGTGCTGGAACGCATCGCCAGACAAACTAAATTGATCATTGACTACGGCGGGGGATTGCAAAGTTCAGAAGCCGTCCGGCAGGCGTTTGACGCGGGTGCGCAGCAAATTACGGCAGGTAGCATTGCCGTCCGGGAGCCGCAGACGGTAGAAGCCTGGCTGCAGGAGTACGGTGCCGACCGCATCATTGTAGGAGCAGATTTCAAAGACAACCGCATTGCCATCAACGCCTGGGCCGAGCAGAGCGATTTAACGCTGGAGTCGTTTTTGGCCTCTTTTTCTGAAAAGGGCGCAAAAACGTTCATCTGCACCGATGTCAGCAAAGATGGCAAGCTGCAAGGTTCTTCCATAGAAGTGTATCAACGTTTGCTAGAGCGGTTCCCCACGTTGCAGTTCATTGCCAGCGGGGGCGTCACCACCATTGAAGAAGTTCGGCAATTGCATGAAGCGGGTTTGCACGGTGCCATTATTGGCAAAGCCATTTATGAGGGGACCATCAAGTTGGAAGATTTAGCAAAGGAGGTTATTTAG